Part of the Bos taurus isolate L1 Dominette 01449 registration number 42190680 breed Hereford chromosome 1, ARS-UCD2.0, whole genome shotgun sequence genome is shown below.
ATCATTAATATTATTATCAGCCCTTTTGGAAAAAGAAAGCTGAATCTGATGTTGATGTAAATCAGTCTCTTGGCTGGGGTAGAAGTAGAAAGAGGGGGAAAATTTTGGTTATACAAGATACACAGGTAAATAAGAGAGACAGATCAAGTATTAATATACCAAACTTTCCATGTTAGCATTTAAAATGGAACAAGAAGTGTCTGCCCTGTTCTGGAAACTTACATTGACATGTCCATTCTGGATAAGTCTTGCAGAAAGTGTGATGAACGCTGTCAGGGAGACACAGAGCATGGCAGAGCTCAGGCACAGGTCGAAGGCTTGCAGTGTCAGGTGGTACTCTTCATAGTGCGGTGGGTCCACACAGACTGATGGGAATTTTGCATACGGAAAAGGAAAAGCAACTGCATAACCGAGGTAATTGATCCCTGCAATCCCTGAGAGTGAGTAGAAGCAATACGGGCCAAGGAGAGCAGAAACCAAGGCTACTGTAAAATGAAGTGGGCATCCCATCATGCTCAGAATCACAAAGGTGAAACTAGCTTCccactgaaaataaaacataaacagatgatTACTTTGGGAGCTCGATGTTTTAGAAGCTTCTTAGCAACACGAGGGAAAAAGAGAGGCTGCCTATTAATCTTTCCTACtgggaaatgaagaagaaatggtTTACAGCTACCTCTTTAGgtccttttgttttcctcttgacCCTTCAATATGAGAGAATAACATATCAACCCACTGGGGCAGAAATGAAATCAACTCcattcaagaaacatttatttatctcCTATCCCATGTTGAGAACCAGTCTAGGGTGGGAAAAACAGAAATGAGTGAACAGAATCCCTGCCTTACTCTAGGACTTGGTTATTCAGGGTGTGGTCCATGGTCCTGGAGAACTGACACCCTctgggagcttattagaaatgGAGAATCTCAGTCTCTTGCAGATCTtctgagtcagaatctgcattttaaccagaACCCCAGGTAACTCACACATAAAGTTTCAGAAGCTCTGCTGTGGCCATGGGAAGAGGAGCTATAATCTGCTCAAGGTAGTCTTTCTGTACTTGACTCTATGCTGTTGAAATGCAAGACACAgacttttcatcctttttatgggaGAAGCAGTAGAGAGATTGGAAAGAGATCCCAAACAGCAATTGAGAACTTGAAAATGAATCATTAAAACAGACAAGACTACAGATCCATTTTTGCAAAATGTAATTCAGGAAGACTAACACTGGTTCTGTTCTTCCCAAACTGTTAATCAAATACTTAAATACCATAATCAGTAACTTGTAGAAAATGCTTAGAGCAGGTATCAGATAAAAATTAGTCATTTAAAACAGTGTTTTATTGAAATGCATTATAATAAGGCATAAATTAGACAAAAGTCAGTTTTAATCAGAAATCACATTCTTTGTGTTCTATCCTGAACTAGTAGAGATTTGACCTTCAAACTTACTCTACCACTTTACTTGACATCTATGTATTTACCAGGTATCtctgtgtccactctttgtgagcCAACAGTAGGAGGATACCAGTTGTGACGGCCTGTAAAAGGAACATGGTGAAACAACATCCATGAGAGAAGGTGCCTCTGGAAAGAGTTCAATCTGCTTCACAGTTTGACAACTTTATCACGAACTGGAAGGAATTGCAGATAGCTAAGTGGGTTTATGGCTTTGTTCACCTCCTCATCAGTGATGCCAATGAGGAAAAGAAGCCGTCAGTGTCACAAAGACACGATTCACACaggctcattttttaaattttccatctTGCCATTGCCATCACAGTTATAACCTTTACTACTGTAAGATGTCACTGCAATAAAAGCTTGGCTTTATAACCCTTGCcatatgttttattttgattaatagtctattgttcttttttctcacaaATTGCTAAAATTACAAACAGAAGGAACTGGAATGGAAATGTGTCACAAaacttcctccccaccccaccccttgaCCCCCGACAAACCCTCCCAGTAGCATATCTTCTACTGTTTGCTTTCTTCAGAGATTTTGCAGGCTTGCCCTGCTGGTGGGATACAAATCCATGATCTCTATTTTTCAAGTAATAAAAATTATCATTAGAATAAATGCATGACGGGGCATTTATGGTTCTAGGGGCAGTGGTGTCCAACTTtccaaaagagattttttttaacagtctCCGTTGAAGAAAAAGGTcccaaatgcagaatgaaaaTAGTTCGACAAAGGAGGGAATGGTGTCATCAGAATTGAGTAACAGACAGTGGGGAAAAATTCTGGACTCATCTTCGATTTGGCACTGGGTCTGATGGAGACCTTTGTGGCCACTGAATCCAGAAATTGCTTATTCCCAACCCATAAATAATTTGTCCCTGTGCAAGGAATGTTTTGAGGTTGAGAGAGAAAACCAGGAAGAGATGTGCCTAAAATAAGATATAGAATGAGGACAGGACTAAAAATAGTTATaatttaggattttaaaattttacagtttaAGACAGAGAAATAAACTTCACTGTATGGTATCAACaaatttaaggagaaaaaaaaatcagagttctTACCAAAATGGTTTTGTGGGATGTGACTTTTTGTAGCTCCAGGTCTAGTATATTTATTGTTTTGAGAAACAGATTTTCATCTTCCTGGCATATTCTATTTTGAATATTGGATTTAGAGAATTTGAGAGTGAGggggaaaagcacacacacatacactcacacaacACTTCTCATGCAGCTAAGCCTGAAATTCCAGATTTGGCATCACCATCCCATTAAACTCCCATGGATAAAAACAGAACCATCTGTAGTCAAACGAGGTTGGGCTTGATTCTGCAAGAGGAAAGTTTCCAAGCGACCCTATGGAGGTTGAGCCAGCATAAATAGTAcaacaaaacaagagaattaTTAAGAGCAACTGTAGCACTGATGCTAAGCCTGGGGCCAATCTCTGCGTTCAGAGGCAAAGCGCTCAACTGACACGTCACTCCTCCACGCATGAGAAACTCTAAAGC
Proteins encoded:
- the TMEM212 gene encoding transmembrane protein 212 isoform X2, with product MQHLYQSAGWVLITLGALSVFSGVIAFFPVFSCKFWFTGWSVWIACPIWNGVLAVTTGILLLLAHKEWTQRYLWEASFTFVILSMMGCPLHFTVALVSALLGPYCFYSLSGIAGINYLGYAVAFPFPYAKFPSVCVDPPHYEEYHLTLQAFDLCLSSAMLCVSLTAFITLSARLIQNGHVNYTARRGPSTN
- the TMEM212 gene encoding transmembrane protein 212 isoform X3; its protein translation is MQHLYQSAGWVLITLGALSVFSGVIAFFPVFSCKFWFTGWSVWIACPIWNGVLAVTTGILLLLAHKEWTQRYLWEASFTFVILSMMGCPLHFTVALVSALLGPYCFYSLSGIAGINYLGYAVAFPFPYAKFPSVCVDPPHYEEYHLTLQAFDLCLSSAMLCVSLTAFITLSARLIQNGHVNGQKNGQ
- the TMEM212 gene encoding transmembrane protein 212 isoform X1, which translates into the protein MQHLYQSAGWVLITLGALSVFSGVIAFFPVFSCKFWFTGWSVWIACPIWNGVLAVTTGILLLLAHKEWTQRYLWEASFTFVILSMMGCPLHFTVALVSALLGPYCFYSLSGIAGINYLGYAVAFPFPYAKFPSVCVDPPHYEEYHLTLQAFDLCLSSAMLCVSLTAFITLSARLIQNGHVNVSFQNRADTSCSILNANMESLVY